In Aquimarina spinulae, a single window of DNA contains:
- a CDS encoding ankyrin repeat domain-containing protein, which translates to MKDIFNFIRSEELGEVKALLNSNPEVVNSKDSRGSTPLLLASYYGLEDITKEILKYSPDIDIKDGAGNTALMGVCFKGHYNIAKLLIASGADVNQKNVNEATALIYAATFGQKEIIKLLVENEADISTRDNRGCTAEMHAKNQGLEVTGLFKLTQ; encoded by the coding sequence ATGAAAGATATTTTTAATTTCATTCGATCAGAAGAATTAGGAGAGGTAAAAGCACTTTTAAATAGTAACCCTGAGGTTGTGAACTCAAAAGACTCCAGAGGTTCTACCCCATTGCTACTAGCATCTTATTATGGTCTCGAAGATATAACTAAAGAAATTTTAAAATACTCTCCAGATATTGATATAAAAGATGGTGCTGGAAATACAGCACTAATGGGAGTTTGTTTTAAAGGACATTACAATATTGCAAAATTACTTATAGCATCTGGAGCAGATGTAAATCAAAAAAATGTAAATGAGGCTACTGCATTAATTTATGCAGCGACTTTTGGTCAAAAAGAAATTATTAAATTATTAGTAGAAAACGAAGCAGATATTTCTACTAGAGATAACCGTGGATGTACCGCAGAAATGCATGCAAAAAATCAGGGTTTAGAGGTTACCGGATTATTTAAGCTTACGCAGTGA
- a CDS encoding matrixin family metalloprotease — protein sequence MMTKTTKPTPNSTIFNSILQINNLFNNFFSKTLVNENDIKCIFKTIYQRLLFIVSILLLLSCTTGDDLDAVDIESEFSAPEKIVKVNIIYVESSETLDKSSYTLNEAEFINYLNGEYFHRFGIGLELGESKSLVNEELYDLRDNEGSEPSTFLMQSRESYDKSKVNIYIVKRCNIRAIAGIGRDQRVLITDENLFTSTTPHEIGHALGLFHSHEAENIMNTVNKDSRHNFNETQEKKIKKRIDEINLNN from the coding sequence ATGATGACGAAAACTACTAAGCCTACACCAAACAGTACTATATTTAATAGTATACTTCAGATTAATAATCTTTTTAATAATTTCTTCTCTAAGACTTTAGTTAATGAAAATGATATTAAGTGTATTTTTAAAACAATATATCAGCGATTACTTTTTATCGTATCGATCCTGCTTTTATTATCTTGTACTACCGGTGATGACCTAGACGCTGTGGATATAGAGTCAGAGTTTTCGGCACCAGAGAAGATTGTAAAAGTTAATATTATTTATGTAGAGTCTTCAGAGACTTTGGATAAATCATCATATACTCTTAACGAAGCCGAGTTTATAAATTATTTGAATGGAGAATATTTTCACAGATTTGGAATAGGATTAGAATTAGGTGAATCTAAGAGCTTAGTTAATGAAGAACTTTATGATCTTAGAGATAATGAAGGTTCAGAACCTAGCACATTTTTGATGCAATCTCGAGAATCTTATGATAAAAGTAAAGTAAACATATATATAGTTAAAAGATGTAATATCCGTGCTATTGCCGGGATTGGAAGAGATCAAAGAGTATTGATAACAGATGAAAACTTATTTACTTCGACCACCCCACATGAAATAGGTCATGCGTTAGGTTTATTTCATAGTCACGAAGCAGAAAATATTATGAATACTGTAAATAAAGATTCTAGACATAACTTTAATGAAACTCAAGAAAAGAAAATAAAGAAACGAATCGATGAAATTAACTTGAATAATTAA
- a CDS encoding sensor histidine kinase, whose protein sequence is MKKYFTIILVGFILGLLTYSFLGFTQEEDNTKLLWLSGFLGVIIIYTNTIFNEIFNRFISWKKYTGLRLLTGVLSNTIISFLFISLVLYGYAFIKEAQVSFIEDYSEILLKLIILIFFASLVYTIIYFAIHSYYQYAKGQIVALQLERKQTELQLTALKSQLSPHFLFNSVNTISSLLYSDVKKAELFIRELAKSYQYILNKYENKWLIVEEELQFVNSYHFLLRTRFNDRINLEITLPDWVLKSKIPPLALQMLIENAVKHNQMTSSEVLKIVITCDDHNINVSNNKTIKPKGVDSFKIGLGNIRLRYDLIFNKTIEVIDEEQFTVKLPIIL, encoded by the coding sequence GTGAAAAAGTATTTTACTATCATTTTAGTAGGGTTCATTCTGGGATTGCTTACGTATAGTTTTTTGGGATTTACCCAAGAAGAAGATAATACGAAACTACTATGGCTATCAGGATTTCTAGGAGTTATTATTATCTATACCAATACGATCTTCAATGAAATATTTAACAGGTTTATTTCCTGGAAAAAATATACGGGACTTCGTCTTTTAACAGGAGTGTTATCCAATACGATCATTTCCTTTCTATTCATAAGTCTTGTTTTATATGGATATGCTTTTATAAAAGAGGCACAAGTTTCTTTTATTGAAGATTATAGTGAAATATTGCTAAAATTGATTATTCTGATATTTTTTGCTTCTCTGGTGTATACTATTATTTATTTTGCAATACACTCTTATTATCAATATGCAAAAGGTCAAATAGTAGCATTACAATTAGAACGAAAACAAACCGAATTACAGTTAACAGCATTAAAATCACAATTAAGCCCTCACTTTTTATTTAATAGTGTAAACACAATATCTTCTTTGTTGTATAGTGATGTAAAAAAAGCAGAATTATTTATTCGAGAACTAGCCAAATCCTACCAGTATATTTTAAACAAATACGAAAACAAATGGTTAATTGTCGAAGAAGAGTTACAATTTGTGAATTCTTACCACTTCTTGCTGCGTACACGATTTAATGATCGTATTAATTTAGAAATTACATTGCCAGATTGGGTGTTAAAAAGTAAAATTCCGCCGCTAGCACTTCAAATGTTGATAGAAAATGCGGTAAAACATAATCAAATGACTTCTTCTGAAGTGTTAAAAATAGTTATCACCTGCGATGATCATAATATTAACGTATCAAATAATAAGACCATAAAACCTAAAGGAGTAGATTCCTTTAAAATAGGATTAGGCAATATTAGATTAAGGTATGATCTCATTTTTAATAAAACTATCGAGGTAATAGATGAGGAACAGTTTACTGTAAAACTTCCTATTATTTTATAA
- a CDS encoding histidine kinase, producing MNKLFIHHPIFRIISPLCSGALVYLLILLVNNNVTQLQEEFLGQELYVCIGLAYLIQEYSRISLFFFEKLKFPNSLVGKIMLQIIISVITSILLVSGSMFLYFDLVLGFTPNSSELIIFNSIFSVITIIYLSLYLSHQFLHKINTEIMTEELSLKEGVEQDFIQFKKGINPTLMFETLESLILVMKKDTDKAEFLVDHFSAVYRYILSKTIKELVLINEELDALDQLLLLFEYLPYRKTKFIKEESIHTLVVPGSLLSCAEQIIRSTIVSRETELVVTMTQDPKYVLLKYPHQEKISYTMNCNSIKDILDMYRFYTDIPITVTKDDIYTIIYIPKLTIDESSNN from the coding sequence GTGAATAAGTTATTTATACATCATCCAATATTTAGAATCATTAGCCCTCTTTGTAGTGGTGCTCTGGTGTATCTGCTTATTTTACTGGTTAATAATAATGTGACCCAGTTACAAGAAGAATTTCTTGGACAGGAATTATATGTGTGTATTGGGTTAGCATACCTTATCCAGGAATATTCTAGAATTTCTTTATTCTTTTTTGAAAAGCTAAAATTTCCAAATTCATTGGTAGGTAAGATTATGCTGCAAATCATTATTTCGGTAATTACTTCTATACTTTTGGTTTCTGGATCTATGTTTCTGTATTTTGATTTAGTGCTAGGGTTTACACCTAATAGTTCTGAGCTTATTATTTTCAATAGTATCTTTTCGGTGATTACAATAATATATCTTTCATTATACCTAAGTCATCAGTTTTTACATAAAATAAATACAGAAATAATGACAGAAGAACTATCTCTGAAAGAAGGGGTAGAACAGGATTTTATTCAATTTAAAAAAGGAATAAACCCTACATTAATGTTTGAAACTTTAGAGTCGTTAATACTGGTCATGAAAAAGGATACCGATAAAGCAGAATTTTTGGTAGATCATTTTTCGGCAGTATACCGATATATCCTTTCCAAAACAATAAAAGAGTTAGTACTTATTAATGAAGAACTCGATGCCTTGGATCAATTATTACTTTTATTTGAGTACTTACCATACAGAAAAACGAAATTTATTAAAGAAGAATCAATACATACATTAGTTGTTCCTGGTAGTCTTTTATCCTGTGCAGAACAAATTATAAGAAGTACAATAGTTTCAAGAGAAACAGAACTTGTCGTGACAATGACCCAGGATCCGAAATATGTATTATTAAAATATCCACATCAGGAAAAGATTAGCTATACTATGAATTGCAATAGTATCAAAGATATTCTGGATATGTATCGATTCTATACAGATATACCAATTACTGTTACCAAAGATGATATTTATACTATAATTTACATACCAAAACTTACTATTGATGAAAGTAGCAATAATTGA
- a CDS encoding LytR/AlgR family response regulator transcription factor has translation MKVAIIEDEPLAAEKLERYLLKYDSDIQVISKLVSIEEAALWIDSHQEEVDLFFMDVQLIDGLSFEIFNKVKVSKPVIFTTAFDEFAIDAFKVNSIDYLLKPILFTDLSKALKKLETLRSQFLGEINVSHAVKNMTSTVYKNRFLVRLGNHIHSVKSEDISFFFAEGRDAYLVAENRKKYMIEYKLETLEELLEPKSFFRVNRTFIVNINAIEDVLVYSNRRLKLTLNQNIDKEIVVSREKVADFKQWFEGN, from the coding sequence ATGAAAGTAGCAATAATTGAAGACGAACCTTTAGCCGCAGAAAAATTAGAACGTTACTTGTTAAAATATGATTCTGATATTCAGGTAATAAGTAAATTGGTTTCAATAGAAGAAGCGGCACTTTGGATAGACTCACATCAAGAAGAAGTAGATCTCTTTTTTATGGATGTTCAGCTTATAGATGGACTTAGTTTTGAGATTTTTAATAAAGTTAAAGTGAGTAAACCTGTAATTTTTACTACGGCCTTTGATGAGTTTGCAATTGATGCTTTTAAAGTAAATAGTATAGACTATCTTCTAAAACCAATATTGTTTACAGATCTTTCAAAAGCATTAAAAAAACTGGAAACATTACGATCTCAGTTTTTGGGAGAGATTAATGTTAGCCATGCGGTTAAGAATATGACTAGTACTGTGTATAAGAATAGATTTTTGGTTCGCCTGGGAAATCATATTCACTCAGTTAAGAGCGAGGATATTTCCTTTTTCTTTGCAGAAGGACGAGATGCTTACCTTGTTGCAGAAAACCGAAAAAAATACATGATAGAATATAAACTAGAAACTCTCGAAGAATTACTAGAACCCAAAAGCTTTTTTAGAGTAAATCGAACTTTTATTGTCAACATTAATGCTATCGAAGATGTATTGGTATATTCTAACAGGCGTTTAAAACTTACGCTAAACCAGAATATAGATAAAGAAATTGTTGTTAGCCGTGAGAAAGTTGCAGATTTTAAACAATGGTTTGAGGGAAATTAA
- a CDS encoding DUF3857 domain-containing protein, producing the protein MQRLILLILFTILCLNGFGQKNKISIVKVPNWVKKIEKSNLEDKEKEITSGYYYHIIDYQKNLDNNSFFSHYTIEVINNEGIQQVSDINIDFDPSYQKLFIHNISIIRDGIIINKLSSDQIKTVQRETNMERFLYDGTLTAFINLTDVRKGDFIDYSFTIIGLNPIYENKYHNKIYFQYSIPIGHLYNRVIISESRQLNFKYFNNAKESIANLNDGVREYIWENKNIEPLIYDTNTPSWYDPMPNVSISEYNSWNEVVNQYSKHYTINNSDQKKLKKIVAKLFLNTPKDSLLNKIRRFVQDDIRYLGFEGGLNSHKPNNPIEVLEQRYGDCKAKSFLLSEILKSFKFDAAPILVNSYNGKNIWDELPSPNVFNHCIVQVKQNNRNYYIDPTISNQGGNIDNLYVPDYETGLLLNKKENQLSKIESESKNTIRVVEEFDLEKIGGTGYLFVTTTYSGSNADDQRVNFAKKDIEKIQKEYLNFYSAVYPSIREFSKIELIDNRKNTNEIIVKESYFIDSLWVKSPQNSEILVSEFYPLNIESYANLSKSPERTMPYYVQYPIDFEQKIVINLPEDWNAQNSDTIIQNDSFNYRYNVDYSNKKITLTHTYKTLKNYVEPTEVNTFISKHKKILDGLSYMLTYNKNLVTQSSKVSWVLILLSLISVALSSFFAFKIYINYDIIGRIIQNEKKLQIGGWLILIAIGLIFTPIITTIEVFTNFDNFFSASTWNYITQDHESFTALFTSLLIVFELIYNSVFVVFSIFIIFLFFNRRTILPKMIIIFYAFSFVVPALDTIIAFNLNELSYTDADKVQAFKDIGKSFLKAAIWIPYFLVSKRVQSTFTEIYNSKKNLF; encoded by the coding sequence ATGCAAAGACTTATACTTCTAATTTTATTTACCATTCTATGTTTAAATGGATTTGGGCAGAAAAACAAAATTTCTATTGTCAAAGTACCTAATTGGGTCAAAAAAATAGAAAAATCAAATCTAGAGGACAAAGAGAAAGAAATTACATCTGGATATTATTACCATATAATTGATTATCAAAAAAACCTTGATAACAATAGTTTTTTTTCACATTATACAATTGAAGTAATTAATAATGAAGGGATTCAGCAAGTTTCTGATATAAATATAGATTTTGATCCTTCCTACCAAAAATTATTTATTCATAATATCAGCATTATTCGAGATGGTATTATAATCAATAAACTGTCTTCTGATCAAATAAAAACTGTTCAAAGAGAAACTAATATGGAACGTTTTCTATATGATGGCACTCTTACAGCATTTATAAATTTAACTGATGTCAGAAAAGGTGATTTCATTGACTATTCGTTTACTATTATAGGTTTAAATCCCATTTATGAAAACAAATATCATAATAAAATATACTTTCAATACTCAATTCCAATAGGACACTTATATAATAGAGTTATAATATCCGAAAGTAGACAGCTAAATTTTAAATATTTTAATAATGCAAAGGAGTCTATCGCAAATCTAAACGACGGAGTTAGAGAATACATCTGGGAAAATAAAAATATCGAACCTTTAATTTATGACACTAATACACCATCTTGGTATGATCCTATGCCAAATGTATCTATATCTGAATATAATTCTTGGAATGAAGTCGTTAACCAATACTCTAAACACTATACAATCAACAATTCGGATCAAAAGAAACTCAAAAAAATAGTTGCTAAATTATTTTTAAATACTCCAAAAGATTCCTTATTAAATAAGATCAGAAGGTTTGTTCAGGATGATATTAGATATCTTGGGTTCGAAGGTGGATTAAATTCACATAAACCCAATAATCCTATTGAAGTTCTTGAGCAAAGATATGGGGATTGTAAGGCAAAATCTTTCTTATTGAGTGAGATTTTAAAAAGTTTTAAGTTCGATGCAGCCCCAATTCTGGTAAACTCCTATAATGGAAAAAACATTTGGGATGAATTGCCATCACCAAATGTATTTAATCATTGTATCGTTCAGGTCAAACAAAATAATCGAAACTATTACATTGATCCTACTATAAGTAATCAAGGAGGAAATATTGATAACTTATATGTTCCTGACTATGAGACTGGGCTTTTACTAAATAAAAAAGAAAATCAATTATCAAAAATAGAATCAGAATCTAAAAACACAATTAGAGTAGTAGAAGAATTTGATTTAGAAAAAATTGGTGGGACAGGATATCTATTTGTAACGACAACGTACAGCGGTTCAAATGCAGATGACCAAAGAGTGAATTTTGCAAAAAAAGATATAGAAAAAATACAAAAGGAATATTTAAACTTCTATAGTGCAGTATATCCCAGCATTAGAGAATTTTCCAAAATCGAATTAATTGACAATCGAAAAAACACCAATGAAATAATTGTAAAAGAGAGTTATTTTATTGATTCTTTATGGGTTAAATCTCCTCAAAATAGTGAAATACTTGTAAGCGAATTCTACCCACTTAATATCGAATCATATGCTAATCTGAGTAAATCCCCAGAAAGAACTATGCCCTATTATGTTCAATATCCAATAGATTTTGAACAAAAAATTGTAATAAATTTACCTGAAGATTGGAATGCACAAAATTCAGATACTATTATACAAAACGACTCATTTAACTACAGGTATAATGTTGATTATTCTAATAAGAAAATCACACTTACACATACATACAAAACCTTGAAAAACTATGTAGAGCCTACAGAAGTCAATACATTTATTTCAAAACACAAAAAGATACTTGATGGGTTATCTTATATGCTAACTTATAACAAAAATCTGGTAACACAAAGCTCTAAAGTTAGTTGGGTTTTAATTCTTCTATCCCTAATTTCGGTTGCGTTAAGTTCATTTTTTGCTTTCAAAATCTATATAAACTATGATATTATAGGTCGGATAATACAAAACGAGAAAAAACTTCAGATTGGAGGTTGGTTAATCCTTATTGCTATTGGACTTATATTCACTCCTATTATTACAACTATCGAAGTCTTTACTAATTTTGACAATTTTTTTTCGGCTTCCACTTGGAATTATATCACCCAAGATCATGAATCATTTACTGCTTTATTTACCTCATTGTTGATCGTTTTTGAGCTGATATACAATTCGGTATTTGTTGTTTTTTCAATATTTATAATTTTCCTTTTTTTTAACCGTAGAACAATTTTACCTAAAATGATTATCATATTCTATGCATTCTCATTTGTTGTACCCGCACTAGACACTATCATTGCTTTTAATCTTAATGAATTATCTTATACAGATGCAGACAAGGTTCAAGCTTTTAAGGATATAGGTAAATCCTTCTTGAAGGCTGCAATCTGGATTCCTTATTTTCTAGTCTCTAAAAGAGTACAATCTACATTTACTGAAATCTACAACTCGAAGAAAAATTTATTCTAG
- the asnS gene encoding asparagine--tRNA ligase codes for MKHTKIIEVLQSDKLLQPVLVKGWVRSFRNDRFIAVNDGSTINNIQCVLEDNTIDATVQSRINVGAAVAIEGILIESQGKGQRVEIQISNVEVEGDADPEELKLTILSPKRHSLEKLREQAHLRVRTNTFGAIMRVRSKLSFAIHEYFQKNDFYYVHTPVITKSDAEGAGEAFKVTNMDLNNIPKNENGEVDYKEDFFGGETNLTVSGQLEAETYAMGLGQVYTFGPTFRAENSNTSRHLAEFWMVEPEVAFCDLDGNMDLAEDFIKYVIQFILDNCPDDLEFLENRLVQEDKQKPQAERAEMLLRDKLKFILENNFKRVSYTEAIDILKNSKPNKKKKFKFPIDGWGADLQSEHERFLVEKHFKCPVILFDYPADIKSFYMRLNEDGKTVRAMDILFPGIGEIVGGSQREERLDVLKEKMAALNIPEEELWWYLDTRRFGTCTHSGFGLGFERLVLFVTGMGNIRDVIPYPRTPLNAEF; via the coding sequence ATGAAACATACTAAAATAATAGAGGTACTACAAAGTGATAAATTATTACAGCCTGTACTTGTTAAAGGTTGGGTTCGTTCTTTTAGAAATGATCGTTTTATAGCGGTTAATGATGGATCAACTATTAATAATATTCAGTGTGTTTTAGAAGATAATACAATCGATGCTACTGTACAAAGCAGAATAAATGTTGGTGCGGCAGTTGCAATAGAAGGTATTCTTATAGAAAGCCAGGGAAAAGGACAGCGTGTAGAGATCCAGATATCTAATGTAGAAGTCGAAGGAGATGCTGATCCCGAAGAGTTAAAACTTACTATTTTATCTCCAAAACGGCATTCGCTAGAAAAATTACGTGAGCAAGCTCATTTAAGAGTTCGCACCAATACCTTTGGGGCTATCATGAGAGTGCGCTCAAAATTATCTTTTGCAATACATGAATATTTTCAAAAGAATGATTTTTACTATGTGCATACACCAGTAATTACAAAAAGTGATGCCGAGGGTGCTGGAGAAGCATTTAAAGTAACCAATATGGATCTTAATAACATTCCGAAAAATGAGAATGGTGAGGTTGATTATAAAGAAGATTTTTTTGGTGGCGAAACAAACTTAACTGTTTCTGGTCAATTAGAAGCAGAGACTTATGCTATGGGATTAGGTCAGGTATACACCTTTGGACCTACTTTTAGGGCAGAAAACTCAAATACATCGAGGCATCTTGCAGAATTCTGGATGGTAGAACCAGAAGTAGCTTTCTGTGATCTGGATGGCAATATGGATTTGGCAGAAGACTTTATTAAATACGTAATCCAGTTTATTTTAGATAACTGCCCGGATGATCTTGAGTTTTTAGAAAATCGCCTGGTACAGGAGGATAAACAAAAACCTCAGGCAGAACGTGCCGAAATGTTATTACGAGATAAATTAAAGTTTATATTAGAGAACAATTTTAAACGAGTAAGCTATACTGAAGCCATTGACATTCTTAAAAATTCTAAACCCAATAAGAAGAAGAAATTCAAATTTCCTATTGATGGATGGGGTGCTGACTTACAAAGTGAACATGAAAGGTTTCTTGTCGAAAAACATTTTAAATGCCCAGTGATTTTATTTGATTACCCTGCAGATATTAAATCGTTCTATATGCGACTTAATGAAGATGGAAAAACGGTAAGAGCAATGGATATTTTATTTCCTGGTATTGGAGAAATAGTAGGTGGTTCTCAACGTGAAGAGCGTTTGGATGTGCTTAAAGAAAAGATGGCTGCTCTTAATATTCCAGAAGAGGAATTATGGTGGTATTTAGATACTCGTCGTTTTGGTACGTGTACACATAGTGGTTTCGGACTTGGTTTTGAGCGTCTTGTTCTTTTTGTAACAGGGATGGGTAATATTCGTGATGTGATTCCTTATCCAAGAACACCTCTTAATGCAGAGTTTTAA
- a CDS encoding efflux RND transporter permease subunit — translation MAKLFSFGFWNALAGIILRNRAVIFLAIIGITIFLGFQWKNMKFSHSEANLLPDDHEVNILYQKFLQKFGEEGNLIVMAVKDSTLFTPKKLKAWNDFNNSFKKYEEIDLVVSIADLKTLKKEDNPARFELVPFIKDSIYTEKQVSKYEDELFNKLPFYEGLVYSTKSKTIQSALYLKKDIVNTKKRKKFIEEVLLPSVLAFENEYKMDVKVSGMPYIRTLNSQNIMDEIEVFILAALLVTSLIFFFFFRSLRATFISMTAVIIGVMWAFGILGLLEYEITVLTAIIPPLVIVIGIPNCIFLINKYQQEIKKHGNKAKSLQRVITKVGNATLMTNVTTASGFATFALTESKLLKEFGIVASLNIIALFILCLLVITIIYSYMPQPKERHLKHLGKGWIEKLMDWMEKMVKTRRVTIYFSSVIILIVSIIGIYTIKVSGSLLEDMPKSAGFYKDIEFFEEEFDGVMPLEILVDTKRKQGVLKLPTLKRMEKLQELLEETPELSKPISIVNLVKYSKQAFYNGNPKYYQIPTSQERNFILPYAKSFESKVGVMNSYVDSTGQYARITTFMKDVGTEEMERIEATLKPQLEKIFPKDRYDVSFTGKALIFQKGTKYLVWNLSFSLGLAVILIALFMAWMFRSWKMIVISLIPNLLPLLMTAGLMGYLGVPIKPSTILVFSIAFGISVDDTIHFLAKYRQELKSNHWRIRKSVLASLRETGVSMFYTSTVLFFGFSVFMISSFGGTKALGGLVSTTLLFAMLANLLLLPSLLLSLERSIANKKTLKEPTLKIIPNDEELEETQGEEE, via the coding sequence ATGGCAAAATTATTCAGTTTCGGGTTTTGGAATGCACTGGCTGGAATTATACTTCGCAATAGGGCGGTAATATTTCTGGCAATAATAGGAATTACGATTTTTTTAGGTTTTCAGTGGAAAAACATGAAGTTTTCTCACTCAGAGGCGAATCTACTCCCCGATGATCATGAGGTAAATATATTATATCAAAAATTCCTTCAAAAATTTGGTGAAGAAGGCAATCTAATCGTAATGGCTGTTAAAGACAGCACACTTTTTACTCCTAAAAAGCTAAAAGCATGGAATGATTTTAATAATTCGTTTAAAAAATATGAAGAGATCGACCTGGTTGTTTCTATAGCCGATCTTAAAACTTTAAAAAAAGAAGATAATCCTGCACGATTTGAGTTAGTTCCTTTTATTAAAGATTCTATTTATACTGAAAAACAAGTATCCAAATACGAAGACGAGTTATTTAATAAGTTACCATTTTATGAAGGGCTTGTATACAGCACGAAATCAAAAACCATCCAAAGCGCACTGTATCTCAAAAAGGATATCGTAAACACCAAGAAGCGAAAAAAGTTTATTGAAGAAGTTTTACTTCCTTCTGTTTTAGCTTTTGAAAATGAGTACAAGATGGATGTAAAAGTATCTGGTATGCCATATATCAGAACTTTGAATTCTCAAAACATAATGGATGAAATAGAAGTTTTCATTCTTGCAGCACTACTGGTTACTTCATTAATTTTCTTTTTCTTTTTTAGATCCTTAAGAGCCACTTTTATATCCATGACTGCTGTAATTATTGGAGTAATGTGGGCTTTTGGAATTTTAGGACTTTTAGAATATGAAATAACTGTACTTACAGCTATTATCCCTCCGTTAGTAATTGTAATTGGTATTCCTAATTGTATTTTCTTAATAAATAAATACCAACAAGAAATAAAAAAACATGGTAATAAAGCAAAATCTCTTCAACGGGTAATTACCAAAGTGGGTAATGCTACATTAATGACTAATGTAACTACTGCTTCAGGATTTGCAACCTTTGCCCTAACCGAAAGTAAATTACTTAAAGAATTTGGTATTGTTGCCTCTTTAAATATAATCGCTCTATTTATACTTTGTCTCCTGGTCATTACTATAATTTATAGTTATATGCCCCAACCCAAAGAAAGACACTTAAAACACCTGGGTAAAGGGTGGATTGAGAAGCTAATGGATTGGATGGAAAAGATGGTAAAAACCAGACGAGTAACAATCTACTTTTCTTCTGTCATTATTCTAATCGTTAGCATTATTGGTATTTATACTATAAAAGTCTCTGGAAGCCTATTAGAAGACATGCCCAAATCTGCCGGGTTTTATAAGGATATAGAGTTTTTTGAAGAAGAATTTGATGGTGTTATGCCATTAGAAATATTAGTAGATACCAAGAGAAAACAAGGAGTATTAAAATTACCTACATTGAAACGTATGGAAAAACTACAGGAGCTTCTCGAAGAAACTCCTGAATTGTCAAAGCCTATTTCTATTGTTAATCTGGTCAAATACTCTAAGCAAGCTTTTTATAATGGAAATCCTAAATATTATCAAATACCTACCAGCCAGGAGCGAAATTTTATTTTACCGTATGCCAAAAGTTTTGAATCTAAAGTAGGAGTAATGAATAGTTATGTGGATTCTACCGGACAATACGCAAGAATCACTACTTTCATGAAAGATGTAGGCACAGAAGAAATGGAGCGTATAGAAGCCACCCTAAAACCACAATTAGAGAAAATTTTCCCAAAAGACAGATATGACGTTTCTTTTACTGGTAAAGCCCTTATTTTTCAGAAAGGAACTAAATATTTGGTATGGAATTTATCTTTTTCTCTAGGCCTTGCGGTGATCTTGATTGCTCTTTTTATGGCTTGGATGTTTCGATCCTGGAAAATGATTGTCATATCACTTATACCAAATTTATTACCATTGCTTATGACTGCAGGCCTTATGGGATATCTTGGTGTACCAATAAAACCTTCTACAATATTAGTTTTTAGTATTGCATTTGGTATTTCTGTAGATGATACTATACATTTCCTTGCAAAATACAGACAAGAATTAAAATCAAATCATTGGAGGATTAGAAAATCTGTTCTTGCTTCATTACGAGAAACAGGAGTGAGTATGTTTTATACCTCAACTGTTTTATTTTTTGGTTTTTCGGTATTCATGATATCTAGTTTTGGGGGAACCAAGGCACTTGGAGGCTTGGTATCAACAACTTTATTATTTGCTATGCTGGCAAATCTTTTGCTCCTTCCTTCCTTATTACTTTCGTTAGAACGAAGTATTGCAAATAAGAAAACTCTTAAAGAACCTACCTTGAAAATCATTCCTAATGATGAAGAACTTGAAGAAACTCAAGGCGAGGAAGAATAA